The genomic region GATATCAACTTCCACTGATCGTAGCGTTCGCCTTCACTTAGACCACTATGTAAAACACTCACACTTTTGCCAAAGCGCGCACGAAAACGATGGACTGTTTGCGGTGTTAGTGAAATTTCTGGAACTAAAACAATCGCTTGTTTCCCTCTTTCCAAAGCCTTGGCAATGGCTTGTAGGTAAACCTCTGTCTTACCACTGCCCGTAATTCCGTATAGCAGTACTGTCGCTGGCTTGTCTTCATCCATTTCATCGACAATGAGTTTCAAAGCATCGCTCTGCTCATCCGTTAATTTTAAAGGCTGAGTGACAATGACTTCTTCGTCTCCAAAGGGATCGCGCTCCACATGGCGGACTTCTTCTTCGATAACGCCCGCTTTTATCAAACTCTTGATCGGTGAGGCTGACACATTGGCTACCTTCATTAATAAGCCTTGTGGCGCTTCTTTTAAGCTTATAAGGGCTTTCACTACTGCCGCACGAGGAGGATATTTTTTTTCTAGTTCTGGCACTAAAGAAGCGGGATGTATATCCGCGGCAAAACTTAAAAGCTTTTGCGTTTTTTCTTTGACTTTATCTTTGCGTACGGGTGCGGGTAGCATATTCCGTACTGACTGAATCATTCCGGTGCAATAATAATCTGCAATCCATTGACCCAACTTCATCATTTTTTCGGGAATTAAATGGCCTTCATTAATCGCAATCTCTTTGAGCCGATTTTCGGGAAAGTCACATTTATCAACTAAATCAACGACATAGCCCGTTCGCTCTGTGCGTCCGAATGGGATTCGCACTCGGCAACCAAGCTTTAAATCCATACCTACAGGAATTTTATAGTCAAAGGTTTTATCCAATGACATGTCGGGCAGAACTCTCGCAAATTTAGGCATAATTATCCCCGCTCATGGATTTTTCATTAAACATTGCGTTGGATAATTGCAGTCTTCTTAATAAAAAAGACCTTAGCCACCTAATTGACGGCGAAGTTCATTTTGAAAATCTTCCATCTCTTCTTCAGAGGGACGTGCTTCTGGATCATCGAGATCCATTCCTAACTGACCATCATGACCTAAAGTCCATTCACCTTTTAAACCTGAAGCGAAACTCACTGATCCACTTAAAGCCACATCAGGGCGACTGATTTTTGAGACTTCAACATGAACCGTCGAAGGCGCTTCATCGACCATTGCAGCTTTTGCGGCTTCCGCAGCAGGATCTTCTTCGACAATTTCTGGTTCAGGCTCTAAAGAGTTCCAATCAATATCTAAATCTGCACTCATCAGACGAAGATCCATGAAAGTCATCTTCACCTTGTGCTCACCTAGTAATTCTTTATGGATTTCGTTCAGCGATTTCTCTGCACGAAGGCCCGCAATAATGATTTTTTCGATTTCTTCTTGAGTCATCTCTTTTTCCTTTTATAAATTTTCACATAATTTAAGCATAGATGAATGACTTTCAATCTTTGCAAGAGTTCACTTTCCCACTAAATTGTGCGATCATTTAACACGGAAAGATGAATATGAGCAAATGCATTTGGATTATCACTGGAGAAGCCTCGGGCGAAATTTATGGTGCCCGCATCTATTCAGAGCTCAAAAAGCAAAATCCCGACTTACATATCAAAGCCATGGGCTGCCGTGAACTCAAAGATGCTGGTGCTGAAATCATTCAGGACTCAAGTGAAATGGCCGTCATGGGCTTTGTCGAAGTCATCAAGCGCTACCCCATGTTCAAACGCATTTTTAATCAGATGGTACAACGCGCCGCCGACGAACGACCAGATGCGGTTGTCCTCATTGATTACCCTGGTTACAACTTACGTTTAGCAAAAAAACTTAATGCTTTGGGCATAAAAACTATTTATTATATCAGCCCGCAAGTTTGGGCTTGGCATAAAAGTCGCATCCCTGTGATTAAGCAAGTCGTCGATAGACTCATCGTCATCTTCCCCTTCGAAGTAGACTTCTGGAAAAAGCATGATTTCCAGGCCGATTTTCTCGGTCATCCCCTCATTGAACTTCTTGGCGAAGAACAAATCCACGAAGAACGCGATCCGAATAAATTCGTCCTGCTTCCTGGGAGCCGCAAAAGCGAGCTCAGTACTTTACTCAAGCCAATGATTGATTCTGCACTCCAGATCAGCATTAAATATCCTGAACTGAAATTTGTCATCCCCGCAGCTCGAGAATATCTCATCCCCATGATTGAGGAAGCCGTAAAAGATGTGCCCGACCCATCCAAATTCATTATCGAAAATGGTCGCAGTGTTTACTGGATGCAAAAGGCCATTGCGGGCCTCGCATCGTCTGGTACGGTAACAATCCAAGCCGCGATCCTCGGCTTGCCACTAATTTCGATTTACAAAGTCCATCCATTCACCTACTTTTTAGCCAAACGACTCGTCGACTTGGACTACTTCACGATGGTGAATATCATCGCAGAAAAAGAAATTTATCGCGAATACCTGCAAAATGATGTGCACCCAGATATCCTTGTTCCACAAATTGAGCAAATCCTGCCCGGCGGCGAACGTCAGCAAGAAGTCATTTCCGACCTCGAAGAAATGGTGAAAAAGCTTGGCAAAGGCACCAATATATTTGCTGAAACCGCAAAACTCATTAGTGAGAGCGCTAATTTACCATGACTTGGCTACAAGAATTTTTTAGTCCTGAAATCGCCGCAATCTTTGATTCGAAAGGCATTACGACTCGCAAGCTTCAAATGCTTATCATTTGCGGAAAGCGCAAAAAGCATGAAGCAAAAAAAATAAGTCCCGCTGAACGGAGTCGCTCTTTAATCCAGGGGAGCTTCACCCTTTTAGCCTGTTTTGCCAAAGCCGATTTTTTTATTTCAAGGCGTGAAGCCACCCTCTTGCATCACCTTATAAAAGTTGAATTATCTATGACTCCTAGGACAGCTCAACAAGCTGTTCAAATTTTCAACCGTATTCAAAGTATCCATGATATTGAAAGCGAAGCGCGCGATCAAATCGAAAAACTCGCTGAGTACTGGGCCCACGATAAAGACGAAGTTCAACGCATCTTTAATATGTGCCTTGCGATGTCTCTCTGTCATGGGCACATTTGCTTCCTTGCTGATAAACTTCTTCTTAAAATCATTAAAGATTTTGATTTACACCCCGTGAATTACATGCCTATTCGCGAAAAATTCTTACACCCTAATGCCGAAGCATATAATACACTACAGCTCGGCCCCATGGTTGATCAAGAGCAAATTAAACTTGCCTGGCGCCGTCAATGCACTCTCTATCATCCCGATAAAATGATGAGTGCCTCCGACGAAAAACGTAGCTGGGCCGAACAAAAACTCCATCAAGTAAATCAAGCTTACCAAGAACTCAAGAAAAGTAAATAATTCAGAATTATTTTTAATTTGCTAATTTTGAGTGATTAAAGAGATACTTTTTTGCTTTCAAATAAATCAGCATATACTTTTGATTGTATAACAAAATTATAGGCTTTCTCATGATCACTTTATATGGTTTTAGTTTCTCCCCCTACGTTCGTAAAGTACGTCTCGTCCTTGCACACAAAAATATCGAATACTCTCAGGTCATGGCTCCTCCAAGCCAAGATGCTGATTTCCTTCAAAAATCTCCTCTAGGGAAAATCCCCTATTTGACTGATGGCGATTTCTCTATCAGTGATTCTAGCGTTATCGTTCAGTATCTCGAAAAGAAATATCCTCAAATGCCCGTCTTGCCACAGGAGCCTCATAGCTTCGCTAGAGCTCTTTGGTTAGATGAGTACTCGGATACTAAAGTAAATGAAATTATCACAGGTATTTTCTTTGAACGTTTCGGAGCCCCCAAATTCTTAGGCCGTGATCCCGATGAAGCGATCATAAAAAGTAAAGAAATGCAATTCCCCGTCATCTTTAATTACCTCGAGCAAGAACTCAAAGGCAAAAAATTCCTCGTCAATGAATGCCTAACGCTCGCTGATATCAGCCTCACCAGTAACTTTGCTAATTTCTTTGGCCTAGGCTACACCATTGATGACTCACAATGGCCCAACTTGGCACGCTATACTGAGAAACTTATGAAGATAGATTTCATCAAAAAAATCGTAGATGATGAACAAGAAGAAATGGCTGATTTTTAAGTAAAAATACCATTATTGATTAATGGCTTAGACCCATCAAACAAAAAGGCGAAATCATTTGATTTCGCCTTTTTTCAATTCTATTTTTTGAGCTTAGAGATTCTTAAGCTGAGGAAATAAAATCACGTCACGAATTGTTGGAGCTCCCGTGAGCATCATCACTAGACGATCCACACCCATGCCCATACCACCTGCAGGTGGCATACCATGTTCGAGCGCCGTAAGGAAACTTTCGTCAATACGTCCGCTATCTTCTTCTTCAGTACCTTTAGCACGTTCAAACTGAGCTAGTAAACGCTTGCGCTGCTCAATAGGGTCATTTAACTCTGAGTAACCTGGTGCTAATTCTTTACCATCACACACAAGTTCAAAAACATCTACGAGTTCAGGATTATCTTCACAGCGTTTGGCAAGTGGCACCATATGAACTGGGAGGCGAGTGACAAAAGTCGGCTGAATGAGCGTTGGCTCAATTTTCTTTGAGTAAATCTCTTCAGTAATCTCTTCTTCAGTCCAACTTGGCATGATAGTACAGCCCATTTCACGACCAATTTTAGCACGTTCTTCATCTGAAATTTCGAACCAATTTTCTACTGTGTGTTCACACATGAGGTCGTGATGAGTGACTTGTCTGAAATCTTTTTCGAGATCAATGATTTTATCATCTGAATGTTTGATCTGGAGTGTACCAATAACTTTTTGTGCACAATGACGAAGAATGCCCTGCATGAGGTCCATCATCGTAGAACAATCACCATAGGCCTGATACGCTTCAATCGCCGTGAACTCAGGGTTATGCTGCTTTGACACACCTTCATTACGGAAGTTACGATTGATCTCGAACACGCGTTCAAAACCACCCACAAGTAACATTTTTAAATAGAGCTCAGGCGCAATACGCATGAACATCTCTTGATCAAGTGCATTATAATGAGTCACGAAAGGACGAGCAGAAGCTCCACCAGGAATCGGATGCATCATCGGAGTTTCCACTTCCATATACTTATCATTTTCGAGATACTCACGCATCGCAGAAATAATTTGTGCTCGCTGGCGGAAAACTTTGCGACTTTCATCATTTGAAATCAAATCGAGGTAACGTTGACGGTAGCGTGTTTCAACATCCTTGAGTCCATGAAATTTTTCAGGAAGAGGACGTAGAGCTTTGGCCAAAACTTGATATGTCGCCGTACGTACTGTGATTTCATCTTTTTGAGTCTTAAAGAGTTCGCCATCTACACCAATGATATCACCGATATCGGCTTTTTTCATACGGTTAAATTCGTCTTGATCCATGGCATCGCGCTTAGCGTAGATCTGTATACGACCTTCTTCATCCTGAATGGTCGCAAAAAGTGCCTTACCCATAACGCGCATCGTCATAACACGACCAGCTACACGTAACTCTTGTTTTTCTATACTCTCGTCATAACTGGCTATGGCCGCTACTGATGAAGTTGTTCCAGTAAATTTAGCTCCATAAGCATTAATGCCCGCATCAGTTAAATTCTTAAGTTTTTGCTTGCGTATAGCAATCTGTTCGTTCTCTGGTTTTGGTATTTTTTCTGACATCGCTGCTTCTCCGTTAATCAGTCAGTTATAATCTATATAAATCGCGCATAACATACCGAAAAGCTTTGTTTTGACAAGCCTTGATCATGAATAACTTAGAAAAGTACTTTTTTTGGAATTTTTAGAGGTCTAAACCCAAGCATTTTACTGCTGTTGGTCGACGCAATTTCTTGAGTGCAGAAGTTTCAATCTGACGGATTCTTTCACGAGAAATGCCAAATTCATTAGCAATATTTTCTAGTGTATGAAACTCGCCATCAGCTAAGCCAAAACGCATACGTAAAATCTCTTGCTCACGATCATTAAGTATGTCGAGCATCTCCACTAAACTTTCGTGTAATTGCTTTTGCTCAACTTCTGCATCAGGTAAAATAGCATCATCATTACTAATTAAATCGCCAAGCTCACTCACCTGATCTTCCGACACGGTAGTCTGTAAAGATATGGGTTGCTGGCACATACGCTTGAGTGAACGAATTTTTGCCTGAGTCATCTCTACAACTTCGGAGACTTCTTCGATGCTTGGTTCGCGACCAAATTTTTGGAAAAGTTCACGCTCAACACGATAAATTTTATTGACTTTCACCATGATATTAGCAGGCAATTTCATGGTTCTCACAAGCTCAGTTCTAGCACGTGAAACTGCTTGGCGTATCCACCAAGTCGCATAAGTCGAAAAGGTATAACCAAAGGAAGCATCGTATTTTTCTACCGCTGAAACTAAGCCGATATTACCTTCTTGAATCAAATCCAAGAAACCTTCCTGAGAATTGGAATATTTACGCGCAATCGAAATCACTAGGCGCAAATTGCCTTCCACCATGGCATTGACCGCATTTTCCATACGATAATAACATTTGCGAAAGCCATCCACAAAAGGCTTCATTAAAGAATCTTCTAATACGAAGGCTTCCTCATATTCTTTTTGCTTAAATTTTTCACTCATATCCGTATAAAAAGCCACTGAAAATTGTAACTCGCGGATTTTGTTGGCTAAGGCTTTATAGGCCAAAGAATTCTCTTCCTTGTCATAACGCTCACTGAGTTTTTCTGTATCAGTTAAATATTTGACTACATCAGCAACTGAGTAATCGCTTGATCTTTCGCCTGTAAAATAATGTCTTTTTCGCCCTGCATGGTCACGATAGCCTTCATTCTGAAGTAATTCTCTTACGAGTTTGGGGAAGGCAGATAAAAGTTCATTTAAATGAACACGTGATTCACGAAAGCTGGAAGAGTAATAAATTTCTTCTTCACTAGTTAAACGTGGTAAGTTCGCCACATTCTGCATATAAGCAGAGATCGTATCAATTCCAGAGTAATTCGAATAAGACATATAACTCATTTTTTAACTAATTATTCACTCAAGCTAGCTTAACAATAAGGGAAAGCAAGAGCCATACTCATCTTGAAGTGCTTGTTTTGCGTTTTACATTGCAGTCAAAAATTCAAGTAAATCTACCCGTATGAATCAACACAGTCAAAAAATCCTAGAATTCCCCGATCTCTTAAACTGGATAGCCTCTTATGCAAGAAGCACTTCCGGAAAAATGTCTATTTCACGTCTTCAGCCAAGTTCGGCAAAAGTCCCGCGTCGGCAGCAACTTTACAAAGATTTCGATGCCGTCACCCAGCTCATTCCCGAAGGTATCCCCTGTAGCAATTTCTCTCTTCCTGATCTGAAACGTCTCAATGCCGAAGATTCTTGGATTGAGCCCGACGAAATTATTGAAGTGCGGAGCTTTATTCATTACTCCGCTCAAATGTATTCTTGCTTTAACAAAGAGTCATTAAAAGCTTTCGACAGCATCCGTGAACTTCATGAGCGTATCCTTCCCTTTCGTGAGCTCCGAGATGAGTTCAATAAAATTTTTGATGCTAAAGATCACATCAAAGATAGCGCTTCTAAGGAGCTCGCTGAAATCCGTCCCATGATTCGCAAGTGTGAAAAGGCAATCAAAAATCGTTTGGATTACTATCTAAAAAATGACAAAAATGAGATTTTCCAAGAAAAATATATTACTTCTAGAAACGATCGTTTTTGTCTTCCTTTAAAAAGAGATCAAAAAAGTAAACTCAAAGGCATTGTTCACGATGAATCCGCCACGGGTCAAACTATTTTCATCGAACCGGAATCTATTGTTGCCCTTGGCAATGAACGCGCCGGCATGCTCAGCGACGAACGCAAAATCATCTTTAAAATCATTCAAGAACTCTGTTCATATATTCGTAGTGAAACACCCGATTTGCTCCAGGCTTTCAAGACTCTCACTCTTTGCGATCAATGCTTCGCAGTAGAAGCATGGAGCTCTGAAGTCAATGCTCGTTTTCCCAAAGTTGGTAAAGTCTTTAAATTAATCAATGCGCGTCACCCTCTCCTATTTAAAACGCTCAAGGAGCAGGGGCACGAAGACCATCTCGTCCCTTTAAACATGGAACTCCCCTCGGATCTCACCACTCTTGCAGTAACGGGATCCAATACTGGTGGCAAAACTTTAATTCTAAAAACAATCGGACTTTTGAGCATTATGCATCAAAGCGGACTGCCCGTGCCTTTGAATGAATTTTCTGAGCTACCCTTATTTGAAGACATCTTGGCCGACATCGGTGATGAGCAATCTATCAGCCAAAATCTCTCGACATTTTCTGCTCACCTCAAATCAATCAGTGCTATCCTGAAATCAGCTCGTCAAAAACAGAGTTTGATACTACTCGATGAACTTGGTTCAGGTACTGATCCAGTGGAAGGTGGAGCTTTAGGCAATGCCATCCTCATGGATTTAGCCAAAAGTGAGTCACTCACACTGCTAACTACGCATATTGGTGCGATCAAAGTCTTTGCTCAAGAACGCGAAGGTATGATGAATGCCGCTGTGCGTTTTAATCGCGAAAGCCTGAGACCTGAGTATATCCTCGATATTGGCATCCCTGGTGCGAGTCATGCTATTGAGATTGCCCGTAATCACGGTCTTCCTCACGATATTTTAAAAGATGCTAAGAGCTTCCTTTCTGATAAAGAGCTCAAACTCGAGAATGTTATTGGTAAATTGCAGAAGCAACAAAGTCAAATGCAACAAGATGCGCGTGAAGCTCAAAAAAGTCGTGACACCGCCTTAAAAGAAGCGGCTAGTGTTCAAGAAGAACTTACCACTCTGCGCCGCGAGCGTAAAGATATTTTGCGACAAGCGCAAAAAGAAGCCGAGAGCATTCTCAATAACGCTCGTAGCCATGTGGAAAAAATCGAACGCAAGCTCAAAAAACATCAACCCGATACCGATATTAGCGACCTTCGCAAACAAATCATCCAGAAACGCGATGGCTTGCGTACTGCCTTAGATAATAACCAAGTCACTCCCGTCGAGCCGATCAAAGATCAAGAGCTCAAAGAAGGAGACAAAGTTTGGGTCGAAAAACTTCAAAGTCACGCCAAAATTATTAAAGTCGAAAAAAAGGGTAAGCAATTCCTGCTCGATGCTGATGGCATGCAAATCACTATTAAACGCAGTGAATTGGGTACTGCTGAATCAGTTCCTGAAGTCAGAAAGCCAAAGATCAAGCAAGCGAAGCAAAGTTATCACGTAAGCAATAACGTTTCCATGGAAATAAAACTCATTGGCATGTATGCAGAAGCCGCTTTACGAGAATTGGATAACTGGTTATCTTCTGCTTATGGCAGTAACCACGATCAAGTCAAAGTCATTCATGGCCGTGGCACTGGTCAATTGCGTCGAGCTGTTCATAAACATCTTGCTGCACAAAAATACATCCAACGCTTTTACTGCCCTGACCTCTCCGAGGATCCTGCAGGTGATGCCGTAACTTGGGTTGAATTTAAACGCTAAATGAAAAAGCAACTCTCCACACAATTTAAAGATGCAGGTCACTTATGTAAGTGGCTTCTGATATCTATTATTGTGGGGACTCTAGTTGGCTCTGCTGTTGCTTGGTTCCTTATGGGTCTCGAATGGGCCGGAAATTTTCGCGATGATCGCATGTGGATTATTTGGTTCCTCCCACTTGGAGGTCTTTGCATTGGCCTCACCTATCACTATTTAGGGCAAAATGTAGTTAAGGGAAATAATCAACTTTTAGACGAAGTCATAAAACCTAGTAAAGTCATCCCCTT from Lentisphaera profundi harbors:
- a CDS encoding sigma-70 family RNA polymerase sigma factor, whose translation is MSYSNYSGIDTISAYMQNVANLPRLTSEEEIYYSSSFRESRVHLNELLSAFPKLVRELLQNEGYRDHAGRKRHYFTGERSSDYSVADVVKYLTDTEKLSERYDKEENSLAYKALANKIRELQFSVAFYTDMSEKFKQKEYEEAFVLEDSLMKPFVDGFRKCYYRMENAVNAMVEGNLRLVISIARKYSNSQEGFLDLIQEGNIGLVSAVEKYDASFGYTFSTYATWWIRQAVSRARTELVRTMKLPANIMVKVNKIYRVERELFQKFGREPSIEEVSEVVEMTQAKIRSLKRMCQQPISLQTTVSEDQVSELGDLISNDDAILPDAEVEQKQLHESLVEMLDILNDREQEILRMRFGLADGEFHTLENIANEFGISRERIRQIETSALKKLRRPTAVKCLGLDL
- a CDS encoding DnaJ domain-containing protein; amino-acid sequence: MTWLQEFFSPEIAAIFDSKGITTRKLQMLIICGKRKKHEAKKISPAERSRSLIQGSFTLLACFAKADFFISRREATLLHHLIKVELSMTPRTAQQAVQIFNRIQSIHDIESEARDQIEKLAEYWAHDKDEVQRIFNMCLAMSLCHGHICFLADKLLLKIIKDFDLHPVNYMPIREKFLHPNAEAYNTLQLGPMVDQEQIKLAWRRQCTLYHPDKMMSASDEKRSWAEQKLHQVNQAYQELKKSK
- the lpxB gene encoding lipid-A-disaccharide synthase; this encodes MSKCIWIITGEASGEIYGARIYSELKKQNPDLHIKAMGCRELKDAGAEIIQDSSEMAVMGFVEVIKRYPMFKRIFNQMVQRAADERPDAVVLIDYPGYNLRLAKKLNALGIKTIYYISPQVWAWHKSRIPVIKQVVDRLIVIFPFEVDFWKKHDFQADFLGHPLIELLGEEQIHEERDPNKFVLLPGSRKSELSTLLKPMIDSALQISIKYPELKFVIPAAREYLIPMIEEAVKDVPDPSKFIIENGRSVYWMQKAIAGLASSGTVTIQAAILGLPLISIYKVHPFTYFLAKRLVDLDYFTMVNIIAEKEIYREYLQNDVHPDILVPQIEQILPGGERQQEVISDLEEMVKKLGKGTNIFAETAKLISESANLP
- the lysS gene encoding lysine--tRNA ligase, whose translation is MSEKIPKPENEQIAIRKQKLKNLTDAGINAYGAKFTGTTSSVAAIASYDESIEKQELRVAGRVMTMRVMGKALFATIQDEEGRIQIYAKRDAMDQDEFNRMKKADIGDIIGVDGELFKTQKDEITVRTATYQVLAKALRPLPEKFHGLKDVETRYRQRYLDLISNDESRKVFRQRAQIISAMREYLENDKYMEVETPMMHPIPGGASARPFVTHYNALDQEMFMRIAPELYLKMLLVGGFERVFEINRNFRNEGVSKQHNPEFTAIEAYQAYGDCSTMMDLMQGILRHCAQKVIGTLQIKHSDDKIIDLEKDFRQVTHHDLMCEHTVENWFEISDEERAKIGREMGCTIMPSWTEEEITEEIYSKKIEPTLIQPTFVTRLPVHMVPLAKRCEDNPELVDVFELVCDGKELAPGYSELNDPIEQRKRLLAQFERAKGTEEEDSGRIDESFLTALEHGMPPAGGMGMGVDRLVMMLTGAPTIRDVILFPQLKNL
- a CDS encoding endonuclease MutS2, producing the protein MNQHSQKILEFPDLLNWIASYARSTSGKMSISRLQPSSAKVPRRQQLYKDFDAVTQLIPEGIPCSNFSLPDLKRLNAEDSWIEPDEIIEVRSFIHYSAQMYSCFNKESLKAFDSIRELHERILPFRELRDEFNKIFDAKDHIKDSASKELAEIRPMIRKCEKAIKNRLDYYLKNDKNEIFQEKYITSRNDRFCLPLKRDQKSKLKGIVHDESATGQTIFIEPESIVALGNERAGMLSDERKIIFKIIQELCSYIRSETPDLLQAFKTLTLCDQCFAVEAWSSEVNARFPKVGKVFKLINARHPLLFKTLKEQGHEDHLVPLNMELPSDLTTLAVTGSNTGGKTLILKTIGLLSIMHQSGLPVPLNEFSELPLFEDILADIGDEQSISQNLSTFSAHLKSISAILKSARQKQSLILLDELGSGTDPVEGGALGNAILMDLAKSESLTLLTTHIGAIKVFAQEREGMMNAAVRFNRESLRPEYILDIGIPGASHAIEIARNHGLPHDILKDAKSFLSDKELKLENVIGKLQKQQSQMQQDAREAQKSRDTALKEAASVQEELTTLRRERKDILRQAQKEAESILNNARSHVEKIERKLKKHQPDTDISDLRKQIIQKRDGLRTALDNNQVTPVEPIKDQELKEGDKVWVEKLQSHAKIIKVEKKGKQFLLDADGMQITIKRSELGTAESVPEVRKPKIKQAKQSYHVSNNVSMEIKLIGMYAEAALRELDNWLSSAYGSNHDQVKVIHGRGTGQLRRAVHKHLAAQKYIQRFYCPDLSEDPAGDAVTWVEFKR
- a CDS encoding glutathione S-transferase family protein; protein product: MITLYGFSFSPYVRKVRLVLAHKNIEYSQVMAPPSQDADFLQKSPLGKIPYLTDGDFSISDSSVIVQYLEKKYPQMPVLPQEPHSFARALWLDEYSDTKVNEIITGIFFERFGAPKFLGRDPDEAIIKSKEMQFPVIFNYLEQELKGKKFLVNECLTLADISLTSNFANFFGLGYTIDDSQWPNLARYTEKLMKIDFIKKIVDDEQEEMADF